From the Lathyrus oleraceus cultivar Zhongwan6 chromosome 4, CAAS_Psat_ZW6_1.0, whole genome shotgun sequence genome, one window contains:
- the LOC127075729 gene encoding repetitive proline-rich cell wall protein 1 isoform X4: MKKAFCIPLLLLVAFLYATSAVARNDPSGNEVKTEGKVANEGVTKPNLQGPNEDEKFIGFFHLKHKLKGYFHKKPIYYKPIPKYIPTYKPFHKPITVEKPIPSVVEPEAFLKHKHYFFKKPIIPIVKPVYVPIYKPIPKVIPIYKPIPKVIPIVKPIH, from the exons ATGAAAAAGGCTTTCTGTATTCCTCTATTGCTCCTTGTAGCATTCTTGTATGCTACTTCTGCTGTAGCAAGAAATGATCCCTCAG GGAATGAAGTGAAAACAGAAGGGAAGGTTGCAAATGAAGGGGTGACAAAGCCAAACCTACAAGGACCCAATGAAGATGAAAAATTCATAGGATTTTTTCATCTGAAACACAAACTCAAAGGATATTTTCACAAGAAACCAATTTACTATAAGCCTATACCAAAATACATTCCAACTTATAAGCCATTCCACAAACCAATCACAGTGGAAAAACCTATCCCTTCTGTTGTTGAGCCAGAAGCATTTCTTAAGCATAAGCATTATTTCTTCAAAAAGCCAATTATTCCCATTGTTAAACCTGTTTATGTTCCAATTTACAAGCCTATTCCAAAGGTGATTCCAATTTACAAACCTATTCCAAAGGTGATTCCAATTGTTAAGCCAATTCACTAA